Proteins encoded by one window of Manduca sexta isolate Smith_Timp_Sample1 chromosome 12, JHU_Msex_v1.0, whole genome shotgun sequence:
- the LOC115446319 gene encoding E3 ubiquitin-protein ligase SMURF2 has product MSTPMSNRKYGAQKIRLTILCARNLVRRDLFRLPDPFAKISVDGSGQVYSTNTVKATLDPKWNTHYDLYLTKGDGITISVWNQRKVHKRQGSGFLGCVRILPSTVHKLKDTGYQCLELCEDGSGETCGVRGQVIISLLSRDGTRGEPASAAGEGSPLAVVGPAGEVRAPRDPPINSNSSHLPLPPHWEERFTSSGRPYYVNHLSRRTQWERPTQEESRSPSPPTSPAPPAPPAPLTSAPNSPVAPSSPCSPSNTVSDTDEHTTSISLRPEPQPQTAVRRQPAPGSTPTSPTTPTTPMTPTTPISATDLPPGYEMRTTAQGQVYFYNAVTGASTWHDPRVPAHLRHTAAAGGPLPPGWEMRHAPSGRPYFVDHNNRTTQFTDPRLALSARFTTTESPAPPPPGAGGTAAPSPAAAPAPAPAGPGAAPVPEPADADALPKYKRDLAAKARVLRTELQALQPQTGHCRIEVSRNEILEESYRLVMKLRGKELRKRLLVKFRGEEGLDYGGVAREWLHLLGRELFNPHYGLFQYANAGDDRYALQINPDSGVNPEHLSYFHFAGRILGVALFHGHQLDAAFTAPFYKQLLGRPITLRDIRDVDPELHRSLSWMLENSIQGVIDTTFSVECSSFGAVRSVELRPGGAAEAVTDANKREYVRLYVAHRFTRGAERQWLALQRGLADLIPPQLLRPLSPRDLQPLLAGRADLDPADWRRHTRLKHVPPDAPLVGWFWEIVEEFDAEMRARLLQFVTGSRRVPLAGFRALQGSTGAAAPRLFTLHLVADASPDSLPKAHTCFNRLDLPPYPSKERLHDKLKQAVLETAGFAVE; this is encoded by the exons atgtcGACACCAATGTCCAACCGAAAATACGGTGCTCAAAAAATACGGTTAACGA ttCTTTGTGCAAGGAATTTGGTCCGGAGAGATCTTTTtc GTTTGCCAGACCCATTTGCGAAAATTTCAGTGGATGGAAGCGGTCAGGTGTACTCAACCAACACAGTGAAAGCAACTCTTGACCCTAAGTGGAATACTCATTACGATTTGTACCTCACAAAAGGAGATGGAATCACTATTAG tgTTTGGAATCAACGAAAAGTGCATAAAAGACAGGGTTCTGGATTCCTAGGATGTGTACGCATACTGCCTTCCACTGTCCATAAGTTGAAAGATACTGGAT ATCAGTGTCTAGAGTTATGTGAAGACGGATCAGGCGAGACGTGCGGAGTACGCGGCCAAGTGATAATATCGCTGTTGTCGCGAGATGGAACACGCGGGGAGCCCGCGTCGGCGGCTGGTGAAGGCTCGCCGCTCGCAGTCGTCGGACCTGCTGGGGAAGTGCGAGCTCCTAGAGACCCGCCAATCAACTCAAACTCTTCTCACCTTCCACTACCACCCCATTGGGAAGAAAGATTTACGTCCAGTGGAAG GCCTTACTATGTGAACCACCTGTCGCGGCGCACGCAGTGGGAGCGGCCGACACAAGAGGAGTCGCGCTCGCCGTCGCCGCCGACGTCCCCGGCGCCGCCCGCCCCGCCCGCGCCCCTCACCTCCGCCCCTAACTCGCCCGTCGCACCCTCCTCGCCTTGCTCTCCATCTAACACTGTCTCCGATACTGATGAACACACCACTTCCATTTCATTGAG ACCCGAACCCCAACCTCAAACCGCCGTACGTCGCCAGCCCGCTCCGGGATCAACGCCCACGAGTCCCACCACACCCACTACGCCTATGACACCCACCACACCAATATCTGCTACAGACCTACCACCTGGCTATG AGATGCGAACGACGGCGCAAGGCCAAGTGTACTTTTACAATGCGGTGACGGGCGCATCCACGTGGCACGACCCGCGCGTGCCGGCGCACCTGCGACACACGGCCGCGGCGGGCGGGCCGCTGCCGCCGGGCTGGGAGATGCGCCACGCTCCCTCCGGCCGCCCATACTTTGTCGACCATAACAATCGCACAACACAGTTCACCGACCCACGCCTCGCGCTCTCCGCTAGATTT ACAACGACAGAGTCGCCGGCACCTCCGCCGCCAGGCGCGGGCGGCACGGCGGCGCCGAGTCCGGCCGCAGCGCCCGCGCCCGCTCCCGCCGGCCCCGGAGCTGCTCCCGTTCCTGAGCCGGCGGACGCTGACGCACTGCCTAAATACAAACGCGACCTGGCCGCCAAGGCACGCGTGTTGCGTACAGAACTGCAAGCGCTGCAGCCCCAAACAGGCCACTGTAGAATTGAA GTGTCACGAAATGAGATACTAGAAGAATCTTACCGACTTGTGATGAAACTGAGAGGCAAGGAATTGCGCAAACGTTTGTTAGTTAAGTTCAGAGGTGAGGAAGGATTAGACTATGGTGGTGTGGCACGCGAATGGCTCCACCTATTAGGCAGAGAGCTATTCAACCCACACTATGGCTTGTTTCAATATGCTAATGCTGGAGACGATAGATACGCCCTACAGATAAATCCAGACTCAGGG GTGAATCCAGAACATCTGTCATATTTTCATTTCGCTGGACGCATTTTGGGAGTAGCCTTGTTTCATGGGCACCAGCTGGATGCAGCGTTTACCGCACCATTCTACAAGCAACTCCTGGGAAGACCCATTACTTTGAGAGATATACGTGATGTCGATCCTGAATTACATCGTTCCCTCTCCTGGATGCT ggaAAATAGTATCCAAGGCGTGATCGATACGACGTTCTCGGTGGAATGCTCGTCTTTCGGCGCCGTGCGTAGCGTGGAACTGCGACCCGGCGGCGCTGCCGAGGCCGTCACCGACGCCAACAAGCGCGAGTATGTGCGACTGTATGTGGCACACCGATTTACGCGCGGCGCCGAGCGGCAGTGGCTGGCTCTACAGCGAGGTCTGGCCGACTTGATCCCCCCGCAGCTGCTGCGGCCACTATCACCACGCGACCTGCAGCCGCTTCTGGCGGGCCGCGCCGACCTCGACCCGGCGGACTGGCGTCGACATACGCGACTCAAGCACGTGCCGCCTGATGCGCCGCTCGTGGGCTGGTTCTGGGAGATCGTGGAGGAGTTCGACGCAGAGATGCGCGCGCGATTGCTGCAGTTTGTGACGGGGTCGCGGCGCGTTCCGTTGGCGGGCTTCCGCGCGTTGCAGGGCTCGACGGGGGCTGCGGCACCGCGTCTCTTCACGCTGCATCTGGTGGCGGACGCCTCGCCAGACTCACTGCCCAAGGCACACACGTGCTTCAACCGGCTCGACCTGCCTCCTTATCCTAGCAAGGAGCGCCTACATGATAAGCTCAAGCAGGCGGTACTCGAGACGGCCGGCTTCGCGGTCGAATGA
- the LOC115446322 gene encoding probable isoaspartyl peptidase/L-asparaginase CG7860 → MQPILIVHGGAGDIPQSRIKGKLDGVRVAVRAGYDVLKNGGNALDAVEAAVVAMEKDENFNAGYGSVLNLRGEVEMEASIMRGEDLNVGAVTLVKDFAHPISIAHKVLTDSPHSLLGGEGAKLFALDKGFPTVPPESLISENAKQALKDFLKHGEFGRTEIGIMDEGGVGTVGAVAVDANGHVAVATSTGGMSGKAVGRIGDTPQIGSGTYADDKIGGVSTTGHGESILKYCLAHSIIKLMEDNVDADTATKEAVKGMTSRLNNTAGAITLSKNGDVGVYFSSKRMSWAYVKNNTLFYGIEHDQVFEEPYSS, encoded by the exons ATGCAGCCGATTTTAATAGTGCACGGTGGGGCTGGGGATATTCCGCAGAGTAGAATTAAGGGTAAATTAGACGGTGTTCGGGTGGCTGTGAGAGCAGGATACGATGTACTTAAGAACGGTGGAAATGCCCTGGATGCGGTTGAAGCAGCTGTTGTTGCCATGGAAAAAGATGAAAATTTTAATGCCG gctATGGATCTGTGTTAAATCTACGCGGTGAAGTAGAAATGGAAGCTAGCATCATGAGAGGAGAAGACCTTAATGTAGGCGCTGTTACACTTGTCAAGGACTTCGCCCATCCTATAAGCATCGCGCATAAAGTTCTTACCGATTCACCACACTCCTTGCTAGGCGGAGAAGGCGCGAAGTTATTCGCTTTAGATAAG GGTTTTCCTACAGTTCCCCCAGAGTCTTTGATTAGTGAAAATGCTAAACAGGCtctaaaggattttttaaaacatggaGAATTCGGAAGGACTGAAATAGGTATCATGGATGAG GGAGGCGTAGGAACCGTGGGTGCGGTTGCTGTAGATGCCAATGGTCATGTCGCTGTCGCGACGAGCACAGGCGGCATGAGTGGCAAGGCTGTGGGTCGCATTGGAGACACGCCCCAAATTGGCAGCGGGACTTATGCTGATGATAAAATAGGAGGAGTTTCTACTACTG ggCACGGAGAGTCTATATTGAAGTACTGTTTAGCTCACAGCATTATAAAACTTATGGAAGATAATGTTGATGCAGATACTGCAACAAAGGAAGCTGTAAAAG GAATGACGTCTCGTCTAAATAATACTGCTGGCGCTATCACTCTATCGAAGAACGGCGATGTTGGTGTGTATTTCAGCTCAAAGAGAATGTCATGGGCTTACGTGAAAAATAATACTCTATTTTATGGTATTGAACATGACCAAGTCTTTGAAGAACCTTattcttcttaa
- the LOC115446315 gene encoding LOW QUALITY PROTEIN: CDP-diacylglycerol--glycerol-3-phosphate 3-phosphatidyltransferase, mitochondrial (The sequence of the model RefSeq protein was modified relative to this genomic sequence to represent the inferred CDS: deleted 1 base in 1 codon) encodes MLINANIPLRFKPSEFQCFNWIYKLAPCFPINASKINIINDPKKFYDTLYNRFCNAKRRISIASLYIGTGSLEKELINVTKSNVLSKNDLRLNVLLDNQRGTRGVENSVTLLKELINSASEQCRVSLYQTPRLQGVWSKVLPSRYNELVGLQHMKLYIADDSVLLSGANCSNDYFQQRQDRYIEIQDADLANFYNEIIDTVSNYSKECLGNDIIDVKYDKTQMIQELNKNVLSCVEKWKHTQTQKCLNNSSEEDTWIFPLIQMGEFNITQDEEVTRKLLQTASKGSYIQLATGYFNLTNRYADTLLKECKANISLLMAHPNANGFLGAAGPAGGIPHAYSLIARKFWQRVADSNQASRVRMLEYERPGWTFHAKGLWYYPPGSGTPWATIVGSANMGERSVRRDLEAQAMIFTTSTDLQERLRQESLLLHKHASECSAELQKRETPLWVRATVGLFRTYF; translated from the exons ATGCTAATTAACGCCAATATACCTCTGCGTTTTAAACCATCGGAGTTTCAATGCTTTAATTGGATATATAAACTAGCTCCATGTTTTCCTATAAATGCGTcgaaaattaacattataaatgatcCCAAAAAGTTCTATGACACATTATACAATAGATTTTGCAATGCTAAACGTAGGATATCAATAGCTAGTCTCTACATTGGCACGGGAAGTTTAGAGAAGGAACTTATAAATGTTACGAAAAGCAATGTACTAAGTAAAAATGATTTAAGGCTCAATGTGCTTTTAGATAACCAAAGAGGGACTCGAGGGGTTGAAAACTCTGTGACATTGCTAAAGGAGTTAATAAATAGTGCTTCTGAACAATGTAGAGTAAGTTTGTACCAAACTCCACGCCTGCAGGGTGTGTGGTCCAAAGTTCTTCCGTCGCGATACAATGAGTTAGTAGGTCTTCAACATATGAAGCTGTACATAGCAGATGACTCAGTGCTGTTGAGTGGTGCCAACTGTTCCAATGACTACTTCCAACAAAGACAGGATCGTTACATTGAAATACAGGATGCGGACTTAGCAAATTTTTATAACGAAATCATAG ATACAGTGAGTAACTACAGCAAAGAGTGTCTGGGTAATGATATCATTGATgttaaatatgataaaacacaaatgatacaagagttaaataaaaatgtactatcTTGTGTTGAGAAGTGGAAACATACACAAactcaaaaatgtttaaataacagTAGTG AAGAAGACACATGGATATTCCCACTCATACAAATGGGTGAGTTTAACATAACCCAAGATGAGGAGGTCACTAGAAAACTTCTACAGACTGCATCAAAAGGGTCATACATACAATTAGCAACAGGGTACTTCAATCTTACCAATCGGTATGCAGATACTTTGCTAAAGGAATGCAAGGCGAATATAAGTTTGTTAATGGCACATCCCAAT GCAAATGGTTTCCTTGGCGCAGCTGGCCCTGCTGGTGGCATACCTCATGCATATTCTTTAATAGCAAGAAA atTTTGGCAGAGAGTGGCCGATTCAAATCAAGCAAGCAGAGTAAGGATGTTGGAGTATGAG CGGCCTGGGTGGACTTTCCATGCAAAAGGCTTatg gtACTACCCACCAGGGAGTGGCACGCCATGGGCGACTATAGTGGGTTCAGCCAATATGGGTGAGCGGTCAGTCAGGCGAGATTTAGAAGCACAAGCTATGATCTTCACTACTTCCACAGATTTACAG gaacGACTTCGCCAAGAGTCTTTATTACTGCACAAACACGCTTCAGAATGCAGTGCCGAGTTACAAAAGAGAGAAACTCCTCTTTGGGTGCGAGCTACTGTCGGACTTTTtagaacttatttttaa
- the LOC115446316 gene encoding protein rhomboid isoform X2, whose product MVHLVAMEMLPEERDRKYYQERYTCCPPPLFIICVTLLELGVFAWYAWGSGGVAAAAGPVPVDSPLVYRPDRRRELWRFLTYSVVHAGWLHLAFNLLVQLAVGLPLEMVHGAIRCAAVYLAGVLGGSLAASVLDPDVCLAGASGGVYALLAAHLANALLNFHAMRYGAVRLVAALAVASCDVGFAVHARYTKEVPPVSYAAHVAGALAGLTIGLLVLKHAQQRLWERLLWWAALGAYAACTLFAVLYNIFSGPVDELHYMPPDPPPIAGF is encoded by the exons ATGGTGCACCTAGTGGCGATGGAAATGCTGCCCGAGGAGCGGGACCGCAAGTACTACCAGGAGCGGTACACGTGCTGTCCGCCGCCGCTCTTTATCATCTGCGTTACGCTGCTAGAG TTGGGCGTATTCGCGTGGTATGCATGGGGCTCAGGCGGCGTGGCGGCGGCCGCGGGGCCCGTGCCGGTGGACTCGCCGCTCGTGTACCGGCCGGACCGCCGCCGCGAGCTCTGGCGCTTCCTCACTTACAGCGTGGTGCACGCCGGGTGGCTTCATCTGGCCTTCAACCTCCTCGTACAACTAGCG GTGGGCCTACCTCTAGAGATGGTTCATGGAGCAATCCGGTGCGCCGCGGTGTACCTGGCGGGGGTGTTGGGCGGGTCGCTGGCCGCGTCGGTACTGGACCCCGACGTGTGCCTGGCGGGCGCCTCGGGCGGTGTGTACGCGCTCCTAGCCGCACACTTGGCCAACGCGCTCCTCAACTTCCACGCCATGCGCTACGGCGCCGTGCGGCTTGTGGCCGCGCTCGCAGTTGCCTCCTGTGACGTTGGCTTTGCTGTTCACGCCAGATATACCAAG GAGGTGCCGCCGGTGTCGTACGCGGCGCACGTGGCGGGCGCGCTGGCGGGGCTGACCATCGGGCTGCTGGTGCTGAAGCACGCGCAGCAGCGGCTGTGGGAGCGGCTGCTGTGGTGGGCGGCGCTGGGCGCGTACGCGGCGTGCACGCTGTTCGCCGTGCTGTACAACATCTTCAGCGGGCCCGTGGACGAGCTGCACTACATGCCGCCGGACCCGCCGCCCATAGCCGGCTTCTGA
- the LOC115446316 gene encoding rhomboid-related protein 3 isoform X1 produces MSGKRTRSYRCAVHQRDREISSENDFHLLLEDPTLFARMVHLVAMEMLPEERDRKYYQERYTCCPPPLFIICVTLLELGVFAWYAWGSGGVAAAAGPVPVDSPLVYRPDRRRELWRFLTYSVVHAGWLHLAFNLLVQLAVGLPLEMVHGAIRCAAVYLAGVLGGSLAASVLDPDVCLAGASGGVYALLAAHLANALLNFHAMRYGAVRLVAALAVASCDVGFAVHARYTKEVPPVSYAAHVAGALAGLTIGLLVLKHAQQRLWERLLWWAALGAYAACTLFAVLYNIFSGPVDELHYMPPDPPPIAGF; encoded by the exons ATGAGTGGAAAGCGCACGCGCAGCTATAGGTGTGCAGTTCATCAGCGGGACCGAGAGATCAGTTCCGAAAACGACTTTCATCTTCTACTCGAGGACCCCACATTATTTGCCag GATGGTGCACCTAGTGGCGATGGAAATGCTGCCCGAGGAGCGGGACCGCAAGTACTACCAGGAGCGGTACACGTGCTGTCCGCCGCCGCTCTTTATCATCTGCGTTACGCTGCTAGAG TTGGGCGTATTCGCGTGGTATGCATGGGGCTCAGGCGGCGTGGCGGCGGCCGCGGGGCCCGTGCCGGTGGACTCGCCGCTCGTGTACCGGCCGGACCGCCGCCGCGAGCTCTGGCGCTTCCTCACTTACAGCGTGGTGCACGCCGGGTGGCTTCATCTGGCCTTCAACCTCCTCGTACAACTAGCG GTGGGCCTACCTCTAGAGATGGTTCATGGAGCAATCCGGTGCGCCGCGGTGTACCTGGCGGGGGTGTTGGGCGGGTCGCTGGCCGCGTCGGTACTGGACCCCGACGTGTGCCTGGCGGGCGCCTCGGGCGGTGTGTACGCGCTCCTAGCCGCACACTTGGCCAACGCGCTCCTCAACTTCCACGCCATGCGCTACGGCGCCGTGCGGCTTGTGGCCGCGCTCGCAGTTGCCTCCTGTGACGTTGGCTTTGCTGTTCACGCCAGATATACCAAG GAGGTGCCGCCGGTGTCGTACGCGGCGCACGTGGCGGGCGCGCTGGCGGGGCTGACCATCGGGCTGCTGGTGCTGAAGCACGCGCAGCAGCGGCTGTGGGAGCGGCTGCTGTGGTGGGCGGCGCTGGGCGCGTACGCGGCGTGCACGCTGTTCGCCGTGCTGTACAACATCTTCAGCGGGCCCGTGGACGAGCTGCACTACATGCCGCCGGACCCGCCGCCCATAGCCGGCTTCTGA